In Misgurnus anguillicaudatus chromosome 5, ASM2758022v2, whole genome shotgun sequence, a genomic segment contains:
- the dynll1 gene encoding dynein light chain 1, cytoplasmic produces MSDRKAVIKNADMSEEMQQDAVECATQALEKYNIEKDIAAYIKKEFDKKYNPTWHCIVGRNFGSYVTHETKHFIYFYLGQVAILLFKSG; encoded by the exons ATGTCGGACAGGAAGGCTGTGATCAAAAATGCGGACATGTCTGAAGAGATGCAGCAGGATGCCGTGGAGTGTGCCACACAGGCGCTGGAGAAATACAACATCGAGAAAGACATCGCTGCCTACATCAAGAAG GAATTTGATAAAAAGTACAACCCCACCTGGCATTGCATCGTGGGAAGGAACTTCGGCAGCTACGTGACTCACGAGACGAAGCATTTCATCTACTTCTACTTGGGGCAGGTGGCCATTCTGCTGTTTAAGTCTGGGTGA